A stretch of Gemmatimonadaceae bacterium DNA encodes these proteins:
- a CDS encoding serine/threonine-protein kinase, which translates to MTDATARLALALASRYRLDRQIGAGAMATVYLAQDLKHHRPVAIKVLKPQLTATLGGERFLREVEISARLTHPLILGLFDSGELGGFLFYVMPYVEGESLRARLDREGPLPVAEACHILRDVADALAYAHRHGVVHRDIKPDNILLADGHAMIADLGVAKAVSDASADDLTRARLTMPGTTVGTPAYMAPEQAAADPDIDARADLYAFGVVAYEMLSGRPPFTGATTQQVVAAHVSRAPEPLAKFRAGLPTAVEALVMQCLEKDPAKRPRDAGALLPVLEAAATVGGASARGQGRRSSWTWASIAVALAIAAVVAYFAMNRGT; encoded by the coding sequence GTGACGGACGCAACAGCCCGCCTGGCCTTGGCCCTCGCGTCGCGCTACCGCCTCGACCGCCAGATCGGCGCCGGGGCCATGGCCACGGTCTATCTCGCCCAGGACCTCAAGCACCATCGTCCGGTGGCGATCAAGGTCCTCAAGCCCCAACTGACCGCCACGCTCGGCGGCGAACGGTTCCTGCGTGAGGTCGAGATCTCCGCGCGACTCACCCATCCCCTCATCCTCGGTCTCTTCGACTCGGGCGAGCTGGGCGGCTTTCTCTTCTACGTCATGCCGTACGTCGAGGGCGAATCCCTCCGCGCGAGGCTCGATCGCGAAGGACCGCTGCCCGTGGCCGAGGCCTGCCATATCCTGCGCGACGTGGCCGACGCGCTCGCATATGCGCACCGGCATGGCGTCGTGCATCGGGACATCAAGCCCGACAACATCCTCCTGGCCGACGGACACGCCATGATCGCCGACCTTGGCGTGGCCAAGGCCGTGAGCGACGCGTCGGCGGACGACCTGACGCGCGCCCGGCTCACGATGCCGGGGACCACCGTCGGCACCCCGGCCTACATGGCGCCGGAACAGGCCGCTGCCGATCCCGACATCGACGCGCGGGCGGATCTCTACGCTTTTGGCGTCGTGGCGTACGAGATGCTGAGCGGCCGGCCGCCGTTCACTGGTGCCACCACGCAGCAGGTGGTGGCCGCGCACGTCAGCCGCGCGCCAGAGCCGCTGGCCAAGTTCCGCGCCGGGCTCCCCACCGCCGTCGAGGCGCTCGTCATGCAATGCCTGGAAAAGGACCCGGCCAAGCGTCCGCGTGACGCCGGCGCGTTGCTGCCCGTGCTCGAGGCGGCGGCCACGGTGGGCGGTGCCTCGGCGCGGGGCCAGGGGCGCCGCAGTTCGTGGACCTGGGCATCGATCGCCGTTGCGCTGGCCATCGCGGCGGTGGTCGCGTATTTCGCGATGAATCGCGGGACCTGA
- a CDS encoding DoxX family protein, whose protein sequence is MSQSFSARWSPRLLSLLRIMAAFVFMAHGTQKLFGLPGAGQHPPFHLFTLWGTAGILETFGGLLLLVGLFTRPVAFVLSGEMAVAYFKMHAKAGFWPILNHGELPVLFCFLWLYLSATGGGPWSVDAWIASRRAATN, encoded by the coding sequence ATGTCCCAGTCATTCTCCGCCCGATGGTCCCCCCGACTGCTGAGCCTGCTCCGCATCATGGCCGCCTTCGTCTTCATGGCGCACGGCACGCAGAAGCTGTTCGGCCTGCCCGGCGCGGGCCAGCATCCACCCTTCCACCTGTTCACGCTGTGGGGCACGGCCGGCATCCTCGAGACCTTCGGCGGCCTGCTGCTGCTCGTCGGCCTGTTCACGCGTCCCGTGGCGTTCGTGCTCTCGGGCGAGATGGCGGTGGCGTACTTCAAGATGCACGCCAAGGCGGGGTTCTGGCCCATTCTCAACCACGGCGAATTGCCGGTGTTGTTCTGCTTCTTGTGGCTATACCTGTCGGCCACCGGCGGCGGTCCGTGGAGCGTGGACGCATGGATCGCCTCGCGCCGCGCCGCCACGAACTGA